The DNA region CGATCTCCGCCGCCAACCTAACCGTCCGCCACGAGCCCGCTGTTCAGCTGCCCGTCGATCCAAACACCACCGAGCCACCGATCGAAGACATGGCCGAGGCACTCTCGATTTTCTCCGGCGATCTCACACTCAAAAACATCGCCGTCGAAAGCAGCAGCGGCGTCGGCGTGAACGTGGCAGACGGCAAAGCCATCGTCGAAAACGTCACCGTCAACTACGCTCAAAGCGGTGGACTCTACCTCTACAAAACACTTCCCGGCACCACGGTGACCGGCTTCGTCATTCGCGAAAATAAAGGCACCTACGACATCTCCGTCCAACAATCCGTCGCCGAATTCAAAAAGCTCCAGCTCACCCAAAAAGAAAGCGCCGTCATCCAAGTCAGCGGTACCGACTCGTCCGCCACCTTTCACGATCTCTCCGCTGATCTGAAAACAAAGATCGACTGGACCGATGGTGCCTCCGCCGACGGTCCCGCTAAAAAAACAGAAAGCACCGAAGCCCCCGCTTCCACTGAGGGAGAAGAAAACAATGTAGACCACGCCGAGGTCATGGACGCCTACTCGCAGCAGCGTCAGGCCATGCGCGACGAGCATCAACTCGCCACCGAACCCGTCCGCCGTCAGCTCGCCCGCGATCTCCAAGCCTCCATCAAAGACAAGAAAACCGCCGGAGACTACGCCGCCACGCTCGGTGTTTATTTCAAAGCGCTTCTGGAAACCTACCAGCCTGCCGAGACCGCCGACTTCGGCGTCGATCAGGCCATCACCGGCGAACTCCGCGCCTTCTATGAACGCTTCGGCGCGCAAGCGACAACCGACGCCATTCCGACCTGGCCCAAACACGCCGACTTCAACGAAGGCATGATCCAAGCCAGCTACGACTGGTCGATCACTCGCGCGATGAAAGCAGGCATCGAAAAAGCCCGCGGCGAAGCCTGGGTGAAAGCCAACAGCACAAAGCTCGACGAATATTTTTCCGCATGGAAAAACGAGAAGAGCAAAGACCCCGCTGTTCTCGCCGCCGCCTTTCTCAAAGGCATCAATTTCACCGCCGAACTTCTCAACGCCGGGGAGTTTTCACCTGAAAATCTGATCGGCTCTCTGCGCGAGCGTACACTCAAGGAACTCAACGCCTTCATTGCTCAAGCCGGCTACCCTGCTGTCGCGCAGCTTCTCCGTCAGATCGCCGCCGACCAGGCCAACGGTCTCTTCACCGCGCCAGAACTCCAAGCGGCGCTTACGCCCGAGCAAAAGCGCGAGCTCTTCAAAGCCATGCGCGGCGGCTCCAAATAACACTGTCATGAGCCCACGATCATTCGTCTCCGTCATCCTGCTCATCGCTTTTGCAGGCATCATTCCCACGTTTGGGCAGGACTCCAAAATGGTGACTGTGGTGGATCGAAACGCGCCACATCCGGCGGTTTCCAACGGGCATCGTGAAAACATCGTCGCCTCGTTCCTGTCGCCGGATGGTTCGAAACTTTTCACCTCGGACTCCAAACAGCTGCGCGTCTGGGATGTCGCCAGTCGCCGGGAGCTCAGTCTCCTGCACGTCCGCACCGGCGGCTCCTCTGACTGGTTTGCCACCTTCGTGCCGGAAAAAAAGTGGCTGTTCACGATCGGCGAGCGCGGCTTCACGATCATCAACTACGAGACACTCGCGCACGTCACGGGCGGTTCGATCTACGACGCCGTCGATGTGGTGTGGGACGCCAGGCACAACCGGTTCCTCTACGTGGACAACCGCGGTTCCGTCGGCGAGATCGTTGAACGCGACGGCACGTGGACGGCCACACTCCAAGGCTCGCTTTCGTACCTGAACGGCTACTCCGCCAAGCCGGCCAGCCTTATCCTTCTCGCCGACGGTCGGCTGCTGATTGGCCTCGATAAAGGCCACGCCATTTTCGATCCCGTCGCGTGGAAGGAAGTTTCCCGCGTCGAGGGAGCCCGCCGCTATTTCGAGCGCGGGCCCGCCGGAACGCTCTTCGCCGTGTCCGCGCCCGACAATAAAACCAAGCCCGCCACGGTCGAAAAACTTTCCGAAACCGATATCTCAACACTCGCAACACTCACGCTTCCATCCGGCAGCTACGTCTTCTCGCTAAGGCCCGATGCTTTTGATGCGGAAACGAACACCCTCGCCCTCACGCTCGGCAGCTCGATCGCTTTGGTTGATCTGGAGACTCTAAAAATCCGCGAGCAAATCCCCGTGGCTTCCCTGACCCCCGGAAACTCCTCGGCCTACCGGATCATTCACCACCCGGCATCGAAGGAGTGGTTTCTCATCGCTGGCCAAAACGTTCATCTCGTAGATCTCCAATCGAAACGCCATATCGCCACACTCGGCGACAACGTCTTCCAGCCCCGGCTGCTCGCCTCGAGCCCAAAGGGCTTCGAATTCGTGGTGAGCGACCGGCAGGAGAATCTCAAGCGCGTCCGCTTCACGTCTGCCGGCGTCCAGATCACCGACGCCAAATTGAGCGCGACCGCCTTACTCTACACGGCGGAGGGCGATCTCGCTTTTGGTAACAGCGCCAGCTCCGAAATCTCGTTTATCGAGCCGGCACGCTTTCCGAAACCTGAGTACAAGCTCTCAACTGGAAAAAAGCTGTGGTCCACCCCCGGCCACATCAGCGCCTCCAGCGACGGCAGTCTGATCGTCGTTCGCGCGATCAATTCTCTGGCTGTTATTTCAACGCTCGATGGCCAAGTCGTCTTCGAAACGGAAGTGCCGAACCAATATATTGGAAACGAAAAAGGAACCGCCGCGATCTCGCCCGATAATCGCGTGCTCGTCGTTTATTCTCCCGACGGAAACATCCTGGGCTTCGATCTGAAGACGAAGAAAGGGCTATGGACCAAGGCCGCCCCGTATGGCGTGCGCAACGGCTTCTTCTTCCTCTCCGCTGAGGTCTTCGCCTGCGTCGCTCGTCAGGCAATCGAGTACAGATCGACCGACACCGGCGACACCATGCTCGAGGCTCCCATTTACTCTCACACGCTGGACCGCCCGCTTTCCTGCGCCATTTCCCCAGACCGCAAACGGCTCGCCATCTACGACGGCGCTTACGTGCAGGTGTTCGACGCGGAGCTCGGCGAAAAGCTCATGGAGCAATACTCCTTCGCCCAAGTCACCGATTTGGAATTCCTCGGTGACTCGCGCTACATCGTCACCGCTGGCGAAGACAACCTGCTGCGGATCGTGGATGTCGATCAACGCCGCGAGCTCTGCAGCCTCGCTCTCTTCGCCCACTCCAACGACTGGGTCGCCAGCGCACCGGATTTCCGCTTCGACGCCACCGACAAAGCCATCGACCGCATGTATGTCGTGAGCGGCGCCACCATCACCCCGCTGGAATCGCTCTTCGACAAACTCTACACGCCGAAGCTGCTCGCCGGATTGTTTACCAACGCACCCGTCGAAACACCGAAGGTTAATTTTTCCGAGCTCAGTCCGCCACCGAGCGTGCGTCTCGAATTCACCGAGCAAGCACGCAACCTCGTCGTCGAGGACGACCTTCCGCCTAACACCGTGGATCGCGACGCCATTCAAGTCCGCGCCACCGCCACCGCATCGCAAGCCGTCCTCCGTGAACTGCGCCTTTTTCAAAACGGCAAACTCGTCGCCACCACCGCCGCTCAAGGCACGAGCCAGAAGCATCCGTTCGAGGTGAAGCTCGTCCCCGGCGAAAACATCTTCCGCGCTATCGCCGTCAACGCCCAGGGCACCGAATCGCGTCCTGCCGAAGTGATCGTTACCTATCGTCCGAAAACTGCTGGAGTCGTCGCGGGTACCGCGCAACCACCCACCGGACTGCAGCTGCACCTGTTGATCGTCGGCGTGAACACCTACAAGAATCCCAAGTACAACCTGAACTACGCCGTCGCCGACGCCACTGCCGTGAAGGACAAGATAGAGGCTCAGACCAAGACGATCTTCACCGGTGTGAACGTGAAATTCATCCTCAACGATCAGGCGCAAAAATCCGCCATCACCGACGCCTTCAAAGAACTCACCGCCAAAGCCGGCCCGCGCGACGTCTTCGTCTTTTACTACGCCGGCCACGGTGTGATGACCTCCGACGCCAAACCCGAGTTCTATCTCGTTCCGCACGACGTCACTCAACTCTACGGTGCCGACGACGCGCTCCGGCAAAAAGGCATCTCCAGCGCCGAGCTCCTCGAACTCTCAAAGCTCATGCCCGCGCAGAAACAGCTCTTCATCCTCGACGCCTGCCAATCCGCCGGCGCACTCACAACCATCGCCATGCGCGGCGCCGCCGAAGAAAAAGCCATCGCTCAACTTGCCCGCTCGTCCGGCACTCACTGGCTCACCGCCTCCGGCTCCGAGCAATTCGCCACCGAGTTCGCACAGCTCGGCCACGGCGCTTTCACCTACGCGCTCCTCGAAGGCCTCGCCGGTCGTGCCGACACAGCGGGCGACGGTCGTATCACGGTCAACGAACTCAAAGCCTTCCTCGAATCCGAAGTCCCCGAGATCACCCAGAAGCACAAAGGCACACCGCAATTCCCGTCGAGCTACGGCTTCGGCCAGGACTTCCCGATCACCGTCATCGCGAAGTAATTTAAATCCTCCATCTCGTCCTTTGCTTCGCGGAATTTTCCTTTCACCGTGAAGAGATGCCTTCGCTAGAAATCGTCGCCAGCGGCCAGCCAGCTGCGGGATCCACCGCGCAGCTTCTCTATTTTACCTGCTCCAGCCTCACCGCTGACGATCGCCACCTCATCTTCGTCCGCATCAGCGACGGCAACCCGAACCTCCACGCGCTCAACCTCCAGACACGCGAGGAGCGCCAGCTCACCTTCAACACCGAAGGTACGCTCAAATCCTACGTCTATTTCCGCGGCACGCCGTACCGCGGTTTCGGCCGCGCCAGCATGAGCCTCGATGCCGCTCGCGGTCTCGTTTATTTCATCCAAGGCCGCGACATCTGCTGCGTCGATCTCGCGAGACGCCAGCGCACCATCGCCCGTCTTCCCGACGGACAAGTCACGGCTTTCACCCACATCAGCGCCGATGGCCGCCGCATCTGCGTCCCCACGACCGACGCTCGCGCGCTCGAAGACAACACACCACCCGCCGACGCGAAGGGCGAAAATTTAGTCGGCGGCAAACGCAACGAAGTCATCAGCGACAAGCCCACCTACGACATCGACGAGCGCGTTCGTCGTGAAAATCTCAACTCCTACATCCGCGTCTACGACACGACTACCGGCGCCGAACTTCTCTGCGAACGCGTCCCGCAAGCGTGGATCACCCACGTACAGTTTTCTCCCACCAATCCCGACTGGATTCTCTACAACCACGAGTGGCCCTCCGACTGCGGCATCCGCCGCCTCTGGCTCTGGGACGGCATAAATCACCGTCGTCTCCGCACGGAAGAAAACGGTCGCAGCCGAACCGACTGGAGCTGTCACGAGATGTGGACCGCGGACGGTCGTTTCATCATCTACCACGGCAAATTCGCCGATGGCACCGCATACGTAGGTCGCGTCAGTCCCGCCGGCGGCGACAACATCGAGATCGGCCTGCCTAAGAGCTACCACCGTTACGGCCACTTCACGGCGGGCAATCTCCACAACGACTGGCTCGTCTCCGACGGCTACTGGCATCCCGATGGCGAACCCGAAAACGGTCTTTGGGGCGGCGAGTGGATCACGCTTCAGAAAATCGACTGGGCGCGCCGCCACATCGAGTGGGTTCCGCTCTGCGCGCATCACTCGTCATGGGATTGCCAGGACAGCCACCCGCATCCCGTCTACGACCACGCCGACAAGCACATCTACTTCACGACCAACTCCGGCGGCGGCCGCTCCGTCGCCCGCGTCTCCATTCGTTCCTGATTCTTCGCCCTCATGCGCCTGCTCATCACCAACGACGACAGCCTCGACTGCGTTTTCCTCCACGTCCTCGTTCACGCGCTTCGCGACGCCGGTCACGAACTCTTCGTCGTGGCGCCAAAGACCGAGCAAAGCTGGATCGGCGCCGCCAAATCCCGCCATCGTCGCGTCAAGTCAGCCGTCTCCGATCGCGGTTTCAATTGCCCCACGTGGATGGTCGACGGCACGCCGAGCGACTGCGTGAACATCGGCCTCGCCCACCTGCTCCCCGTGAAACCCGACGCCGTCGTCAGCGGCATTAACGTCGGCCTCAACGCCTCGCTCAGTTTCATCCCCGCGAGCGGCACGATCGCGGGCGCCTGGGAGGGCGTCGTTCACGGCCTGCCCGCCATCGCGTTCTCGCAACACCTCACCTTCGGCGCCTTCGACAAATTCAAACGCGACGGCGGCCAGCCCGATTCCGAGGTCTCCGTCACACTTCGCGCCACCGCTGTACACACCGCGAAACTCGTCCCCGCGCTCGTCGCATCCACGCCTCCGCGCAGCTTCATTCTCCACAACATCAACTTCCCCTTCCCCTGCACCGCCGCAACCGAAGTCCGCCGCACCGTGCCCGCGCAGGTCATCGTCCCCGGCCTCTTCAGTCCGCAAGCCGATGACGGCACACACAGCTTCGTCTTTGCGATGGGCGACGAAATCACCCCGCCCGATAGCCCGCTCACCGACCGTGCCGCCCTCACCGCCGGCCACATCAGCCACACCGTCCTCGACTATAAAAAACTCTGCATGCTCTAGCCGCGCTTCGGATTCCATCTCACGCTCGAAACGCGATCCATCCATAGAGCACCGGCAACACGCAGAAGACGACATTCGTCGTGTGATAGCCCAGCCGCCACCAGCCGTTCATCAGATACGGGCGCACATCGAGCACGCACGCCGCCACCAGCCGCACGATCCAGAACACGGCCAGAAATCCGCACACCGCACGCGCCAGCAGCGTCCCGTTCGACAGCTCCCCGGCGAGAAACCACGTCCCACTCCCGAACGAAATCAGGCACACTCCAATAAATCCGTAGTAGATTCGAAACAGCCGCCTCCCAAACGGCGACATACGATCCGCCTCCGACCAGAGTCCCGTGACTAGCGGCATCAAGACGCCCGCCGCCACCAATCCGAAGTGAGTCAGTGCAGCAAGTTTCAGAGCCAGTTCTGCATTCAGTGTATTCATGGCAAAATTTTTTTGAGCCTGGCAACCCTCACGCGTCCGACGAACGGTGCATGAAAAAACACTGGCTCCGATGACACGGTAACCGCGAATGCCCCGCCAAGCGCGTCCACCACTTTACGCTCAACTCCATCCAGCGGGATCAAAGCACTGCATGATTTCATAATTTCAGTAATTTCTGAAATTAAGATTAAGTCAATCAGCAAACCCATCATCCTCCACGCACGTCGCCCGCTCGTTTGCCGGTACAGCACGCAAAGAGTCGCCTCCGCGCCATCTTCGCCGCACATCCGATCACCATGGAAAAAATCAATCTCACCGCCCTTCCCTGGCATGAGGACCGCTCGCCCAAGGGCGCTCATCACTCGTTCAGCAAAAAATCTCCAAAGCCCTCGGCGCAGGCCGCAACGTCTGGCCCTAAAGCGGCACCCTTCGACCTCCTCCCTCGTGCGCGTTCCGCCCGGCAAATCCGTCTGCCCCTTCCACAGCCACACCGCCCAGCACGAATTATTCGTCATCCTCGGCGGCGAAGACACCGTCCGCGCCGGACACGAACGCCACGCCATTAAAGCCGGTGACGCCCTCATGCACCCGCCCGGCGAAGCCCATCAGGTCATCAATACCGGCTCCGAAGAGCTGCTTTTCTACGTCGTCGCCGACAATCCCCCCGTGGACATCTCTCACTACCCCGACTCCGGCAAATGGGGCTTTCACCCTCACGGAAATTTTTTCCGCACCACTGCCGCCGAATACTTCGATGGCGAAGAGTGATCGTTGATAATCCCACTCGCCCTAAAATCACACTCCAGCGCCGCAACCTTCGAACCGATTAACGGTCACAAGCCAGCACAAGCTCATGGCGTCACAACAACGCGACTACATCCTCCGGCTCATCGAGCAGCTCCGCCAGTTCCTTAAACAGATCGTTCATCTGCGGGAAAACGGGCGCTACGACGAATCGCTCACCGCCATCGTCCGCGCCCAGGAACGCCTGCTCGGCCTGCCCGCCGAACGCTTTCTCAGTGCCAATCCCGAAGAGCATTTCAACCTCCTCACGCGCGGTGAGACACCCGCCAACGCCCGAGAAAAATGCCTAGCCCAGGCCGATCTCCTGGCAGAGGCCGCCCATATTTACTCCGATAAGGAACAGCCCGCTCTCGCCAAAGGCGCATGGCGCTTTGTTCACGAGTTGATGGAGCTGACCGCCGCCAAATTCCCCGACACTGAGGCCCAGGATATCGGCCGCCGACTCGATGAAGCCGCACGGCAGATGATCGCTGATGCCGCCTGATTCAGAGCTGCGCGGGAATCCTCCGCTTGCGATGGATGGCGCTGCTTCGTCAGCGCCGTAACCGTTGAAAACATGCCCGGCTCAGTAAGAGAACAGCCGGGCACGTCTTCCTAAACACCGGCTTATTCAGTCGTCCGATTCGCCTCAGTCGCGATCGCCGGCTTGAGCGTTTCGCCCTTCACGCGAATCCCCGCCAGCCGCGTGATCACCAGCTCCGCATGCTCTGAAATGACATCCACCAGCGCATGACGCTGATGAATATCCACCGCGCCGACGATATTAGCGGGTAACCGCGTCACCCCGGCGATCTTGCCGACTATGTCTCCCGGGGTGATCAACTCCTTGCGGCCCACATTAACGAAAATCGTCGTGTAACCCGCCTCTTTGCCCGTGCGCCCCGGACGCTCGTACTTCTGCTTCGAAGCACGTGGCCGATCATCATCATGTGTACTCGCTTCTTTCAAGGGCTCGGCCCGGCGCGGTGGCGCTTCTTCGCGATACGCCGCCTTCTTAAATGAACCCGCATCAGGTTCGTGCGAGTGCGTCGGACGGGCGGGAGCAGCCGCCGCAGGTAATGCTTTAACCGGTGCCGCTTTCGCAGCAGGCGCCGCGTCCGGTTTATCGCCCCCACCCTGCTGCATCATGTGCAACAATGCCGAGCAAATGTCCGTGCTCGCATAGCCCTGCTCCAGCAACCGGTCGATGATGCGATCCTGTTTCTTGAACTTCGCCTCTTGCAGCGTCGTGCGCAGCTTCTCGAAAAACACATTCTCTCGCGCCTCCTCGACTTGATCGAGCGACGGCACGTTCTCGCGGCGAATCTTGATCTTCGCGAAGCGGACCATGCCTTGAAGTTTGTAGAGCTCGCGTCCCGAAACGAACGTGAACGCCCGGCCCTCTTTGCCCGCGCGTCCCGTGCGACCCACCCGATGCGTATAATCCTCGGCGTCGTTCGGCAGATCGAAATTAAACACCACTTCAAGGTCGTCCACATCGAGGCCGCGAGCCGCCACATCTGTCGCGATCAGGAACTCAAACCCGCGCCGGCGGAATTTCTCCATCACCCGGTTGCGCTGCGTCTGTGTGATGTCGCCGTGCAAACGATCCACCGCATAACCGCGCGCGTGCAGGTGCTCGTCGAGCTCATCGACCATGATCTTCGTGCTGCAAAAAATGATGCCGAAGCGAAAGTCGTAGAGATCGATCAGGCGCGTGAGCACTTCCAGTTTCGAGCGGCGATCCACCTCGAAATAAACCTGGTCCACCTTCGGCGCGTTCTGCGCAGAGGACTCTACCTTGATCCAGGCCGGATTGCGTGTGAACCGCTTGATAAGCGATTGAATCGCCGGCGGCATCGTCGCCGAGAAAAACAGCAACTGCCGCTCCTCGGGCACTGCCGAAAGGATCTTCTCGATGTCGTCGCGAAAGCCCATGTCCAGCATCCGGTCCGCCTCGTCGAGAATCACCAGCTTCAGCGCATCCAGCTTCAAAGTACCGCGCTCCATGTGATCCATCACGCGGCCCGGCGTGCCAATGACGACCTGCACACCCGACTCCAGCGCGCGAAACTGCCGGTCATAGGATTGCCCGCCGTAGATCGGCGTCGCCTGGAGCCCGCGTTTGAACAGCGACAACTTGCCAACCTCCTCCGCAACCTGCACCGCGAGCTCGCGCGTGGGACATAGGATCAGCACCTGCACTTTGCGCACCTGCGTATCGACCTTCTCGATCGCCGGGATCGCGAACGCCGCCGTCTTGCCTGAGCCCGTGGAGGATTGGCCGATCACATCGCGGCCTTCCAGAATCGTCGGGATCACCGCTGTCTGAATCGGCGAGGCCTCTTCAAAACCCATCTTATCGACGGCCTTGAGGATCTCGGGCGAAAGGCCCAGCTCGGCAAATTTAAGTTTTTCCATCCCGCACCGTGTCTCAGAGATTCCGAAAAGCAGAGGACAAAATCCAACCGTACCTGTTCACGCTTGCCTCACCGCCTCCGGCTCGCCGGGA from Nibricoccus aquaticus includes:
- a CDS encoding DEAD/DEAH box helicase, producing the protein MEKLKFAELGLSPEILKAVDKMGFEEASPIQTAVIPTILEGRDVIGQSSTGSGKTAAFAIPAIEKVDTQVRKVQVLILCPTRELAVQVAEEVGKLSLFKRGLQATPIYGGQSYDRQFRALESGVQVVIGTPGRVMDHMERGTLKLDALKLVILDEADRMLDMGFRDDIEKILSAVPEERQLLFFSATMPPAIQSLIKRFTRNPAWIKVESSAQNAPKVDQVYFEVDRRSKLEVLTRLIDLYDFRFGIIFCSTKIMVDELDEHLHARGYAVDRLHGDITQTQRNRVMEKFRRRGFEFLIATDVAARGLDVDDLEVVFNFDLPNDAEDYTHRVGRTGRAGKEGRAFTFVSGRELYKLQGMVRFAKIKIRRENVPSLDQVEEARENVFFEKLRTTLQEAKFKKQDRIIDRLLEQGYASTDICSALLHMMQQGGGDKPDAAPAAKAAPVKALPAAAAPARPTHSHEPDAGSFKKAAYREEAPPRRAEPLKEASTHDDDRPRASKQKYERPGRTGKEAGYTTIFVNVGRKELITPGDIVGKIAGVTRLPANIVGAVDIHQRHALVDVISEHAELVITRLAGIRVKGETLKPAIATEANRTTE
- a CDS encoding cupin domain-containing protein; this translates as MRVPPGKSVCPFHSHTAQHELFVILGGEDTVRAGHERHAIKAGDALMHPPGEAHQVINTGSEELLFYVVADNPPVDISHYPDSGKWGFHPHGNFFRTTAAEYFDGEE
- the surE gene encoding 5'/3'-nucleotidase SurE, with the protein product MRLLITNDDSLDCVFLHVLVHALRDAGHELFVVAPKTEQSWIGAAKSRHRRVKSAVSDRGFNCPTWMVDGTPSDCVNIGLAHLLPVKPDAVVSGINVGLNASLSFIPASGTIAGAWEGVVHGLPAIAFSQHLTFGAFDKFKRDGGQPDSEVSVTLRATAVHTAKLVPALVASTPPRSFILHNINFPFPCTAATEVRRTVPAQVIVPGLFSPQADDGTHSFVFAMGDEITPPDSPLTDRAALTAGHISHTVLDYKKLCML
- a CDS encoding oligogalacturonate lyase family protein; this translates as MPSLEIVASGQPAAGSTAQLLYFTCSSLTADDRHLIFVRISDGNPNLHALNLQTREERQLTFNTEGTLKSYVYFRGTPYRGFGRASMSLDAARGLVYFIQGRDICCVDLARRQRTIARLPDGQVTAFTHISADGRRICVPTTDARALEDNTPPADAKGENLVGGKRNEVISDKPTYDIDERVRRENLNSYIRVYDTTTGAELLCERVPQAWITHVQFSPTNPDWILYNHEWPSDCGIRRLWLWDGINHRRLRTEENGRSRTDWSCHEMWTADGRFIIYHGKFADGTAYVGRVSPAGGDNIEIGLPKSYHRYGHFTAGNLHNDWLVSDGYWHPDGEPENGLWGGEWITLQKIDWARRHIEWVPLCAHHSSWDCQDSHPHPVYDHADKHIYFTTNSGGGRSVARVSIRS
- a CDS encoding caspase family protein; translated protein: MSPRSFVSVILLIAFAGIIPTFGQDSKMVTVVDRNAPHPAVSNGHRENIVASFLSPDGSKLFTSDSKQLRVWDVASRRELSLLHVRTGGSSDWFATFVPEKKWLFTIGERGFTIINYETLAHVTGGSIYDAVDVVWDARHNRFLYVDNRGSVGEIVERDGTWTATLQGSLSYLNGYSAKPASLILLADGRLLIGLDKGHAIFDPVAWKEVSRVEGARRYFERGPAGTLFAVSAPDNKTKPATVEKLSETDISTLATLTLPSGSYVFSLRPDAFDAETNTLALTLGSSIALVDLETLKIREQIPVASLTPGNSSAYRIIHHPASKEWFLIAGQNVHLVDLQSKRHIATLGDNVFQPRLLASSPKGFEFVVSDRQENLKRVRFTSAGVQITDAKLSATALLYTAEGDLAFGNSASSEISFIEPARFPKPEYKLSTGKKLWSTPGHISASSDGSLIVVRAINSLAVISTLDGQVVFETEVPNQYIGNEKGTAAISPDNRVLVVYSPDGNILGFDLKTKKGLWTKAAPYGVRNGFFFLSAEVFACVARQAIEYRSTDTGDTMLEAPIYSHTLDRPLSCAISPDRKRLAIYDGAYVQVFDAELGEKLMEQYSFAQVTDLEFLGDSRYIVTAGEDNLLRIVDVDQRRELCSLALFAHSNDWVASAPDFRFDATDKAIDRMYVVSGATITPLESLFDKLYTPKLLAGLFTNAPVETPKVNFSELSPPPSVRLEFTEQARNLVVEDDLPPNTVDRDAIQVRATATASQAVLRELRLFQNGKLVATTAAQGTSQKHPFEVKLVPGENIFRAIAVNAQGTESRPAEVIVTYRPKTAGVVAGTAQPPTGLQLHLLIVGVNTYKNPKYNLNYAVADATAVKDKIEAQTKTIFTGVNVKFILNDQAQKSAITDAFKELTAKAGPRDVFVFYYAGHGVMTSDAKPEFYLVPHDVTQLYGADDALRQKGISSAELLELSKLMPAQKQLFILDACQSAGALTTIAMRGAAEEKAIAQLARSSGTHWLTASGSEQFATEFAQLGHGAFTYALLEGLAGRADTAGDGRITVNELKAFLESEVPEITQKHKGTPQFPSSYGFGQDFPITVIAK